Part of the Triticum urartu cultivar G1812 chromosome 2, Tu2.1, whole genome shotgun sequence genome, TGCTTACCAGCTAAACTTGCCATGGTCAACAAATATAAATTGCCACAAAAAACACTGGATTTGCCATGGTCAAATCCTGAACGTTTGGGACTTATAGGTGTCGAAGAAAAAGCACTCATATTGTGTCTGTTATCTTCTATGAATGCAGCAATCAGCATGTACCAGGCTTCATTACTCAGGCCGAGGAGCTCAAAGCCAAGGGTGTAGATGAGATCCTGCTTGTCAGCGGTATGCTTTCTGCATTTTTTTTGTGTGTTCATTATATCATGTTGTGAAAGCAGATATTGTCTGTAATTTTTGCCGACAATTACTTTTTTTACCTGAACATGGATGGCCACATGAAAGCATATATTAGATATTTTGAGTTCTTAGTGTTCTCTGTATAATAGTAAGGTAGCTCCCTGGTACCATTGAATGACAGGTTCATATTGTTGCAGAAATATTTTGCAATACATTTCAAAGATATTTGATTGTATGTGACATGAATATTTGAAATAATAATGTGAAAACTAAAACTGAAAATATGTATGGTTTATTGTGTTTGACAATTGTATAGTTGTAAAGAATTCAGTAAATATAAATAGCATAATAGAATGAAAAATGGCATTCATAACTGCATATTGAGGTGGGCCTTTTTCTGTGCATGGTTGCATGTAGAAGTGAGCATTTCTTTCATGATGaggtggcatgcttgcatgttgagagaaataggTTAGTGGGGGCTAggtatttagatatagaagatgtGTGAACGCAGAACGGGCCTGTAGCCTAGTTGTTGCAATTGCAATGACCTTACTATACGAATGGACACACTATCCTCATCCTATGATCTTGATTTAAAGCAGCTAGGTCCATAATTACACTTGATTAATTCACTATGCTATTGTTTTGCAGTTAATGACCCCTTTGTCATGAAAGCATGGGCGAAGACATACCCAGACAACAAGCATGTGAAGTTCCTTGCTGATGGAGCGGCAGCATACACAAAAGCACTTGGTCTTGAGCTTGATCTTACGGAGAAAGGATTGGGTCTTCGTTCGAGGCGGTTTGCTCTCCTTGCTGACGACCTCAAGGTCACCGTCGCAAACGTCGAGGAAGGTGGCCAGTTCACAATCTCTGGTGCCGAGGAGATCCTCAAGGCACTGTAGGAGCTTCAGTGCTTCGGAATCGCAGCGATCACCCAAACCTTGTGTCATATCGATGTAGTTTGAACTTGTCTGCCGAACTGCTAGTGGGAATAAATTGTCAATGTGCATTTCTTCATGTACTTTATGTGCGGTGCAAGTGACTTCAGAGTTTTCCGGTCAAATTGTTAGTTGTGTTGCAAACATTCTGAGATTGTTCAAGGAAAATGGTGTGGGTGGTATTTGTGTGAATCGTCATTACCTTGTGAAATCAACAGGCAAGTGTTTTTTTCATGGTGATGTCTTAACTGGTATGTTGGTGCAGATTACTGTTTATGTGTTTTTGTGTTATTTAGATTTTGCTGCTTAAGAAACAAGCATACCGTTGATGCTTTAGGGCGACAAAAAATGCTATGCTAATTTCATTGCAGCTCAGCTGAGACGAGAAGGAAATATACATCACTTCTTCCCCAATCTCACTTTGAGCTATTTTACAGGCGCCTCTTCTCTTCACCAGATGTCTCCCTGTCGAAGCAACGCAAACTGCCCGTCTCACCTATGAGAAAAGCTTCTTGATCCACCACCAACTGCCCGTCTCACCTATGAGAAAAGCTTCTTGATCCAGCACCAGCACCACACACGTTCACGTTCATCTCGACCTTCTCTACGTGCATAGATTTCCTCCTGCCGATACGGGGGATCTTCTTCAGCTTGCCACTGCCGGAATCCAGGCTCCTGTCCTCGAGCTCTTGCCAGCAAAATGAATCGCTGGACTTGGCCGAAGTGGCCTCCGTGGCATCGACGGCGAGAGACTCAGTGCTGTCGTCCTCTAAACTAGGCCGCCGCCTCGATTTCAAGCGCCTCGGATCCCGAGCGATGGTGTCAGCATAGAGGACGTCCTCGATCCGTGACAGAACCGCGAACGCCAAGCTCTCGAGAGCCCTGGAGTAGCTCTCCAAGATGGCAAACCCAACATCCTGAAAGAGAAGAGCACATTGAATAGGAAACAAGTACTGCAGCATGCAGCTAAAAATAAGCACTGCAGCACGTCCGGAAAGCAACTGAAACATTGCTGCTTCTCTATGTACTAAGTGGTACCTTGTTGTATTGGATCTTGCTTATTTCAAGCGATGACTGGCCAGATCCAGGGAACTTGTGCTTGAGGATGAGCAGGACGGTCTGTGCGCGCTCCTCGAATTGCTCGCGTTTCTCCAAGCTGACGCCGGGGCCCCATGACAGCTTGTTGCAGAGTTTCCTCTGCCAGATGACAACGGAGGCCTCGATTCTGTCCTTGAGATCGACGATCTTGTGTTCCGTCGATAGGTCTACGGAGTCCATGAGTCCGTTGGGGTCAAAATAATCATCGGTTATGGTTCTGTATATAGAGTCTCCGAGACTTTCCCTCCCATTCTGCAAGAGAAGCAGCCACTCTGTTTGATTAGCCTTAGAATTTCTTTCTGTCCGAAGAATTATACTACTAcattaatactccctccgatccaaaagAAAGTGTTGTGGCTCTAGTCCAgctttagttcaaatttgaactaaagcCACACTTCTTTTTTGGATTGGAGAGAGTACTACATTTTGGGAAAATATATTGGATCTATTAGAATTAGGTGAACCTTGGGTAGAGCCTCGATGTATTCTTCTGGGATCTCCATCTGTGCAAGGACATTTGCATTGATGGCCATGGCTGCCTTGAGGACTTGCCCGACAAGGTCCTTCTGGTGCTGGAGCCACTTCCTCGACTGGTCGGACAGACCCTCGGGAGGGACTCTCACCGTTGGGATCCACCATTTCTCGCCGTCTCTCGGTGCATCACCCTTCTCGCTCTCGTTGGCGTTTTTCGACATGTACCAATACTCTTGTTCGTCCTTGAAGTTGTCAAGATACCCCTGTTCCAGATACACAAAACATCAACTTTGACTCGGGAAATTGTTGAAAAGGATCGCGGAATGAAG contains:
- the LOC125536749 gene encoding peroxiredoxin-2C, which encodes MAPIGVGSTLPDGQLAWFDESDQMQQVSIHSLAAGKKVILFGVPGAFTPTCSNQHVPGFITQAEELKAKGVDEILLVSVNDPFVMKAWAKTYPDNKHVKFLADGAAAYTKALGLELDLTEKGLGLRSRRFALLADDLKVTVANVEEGGQFTISGAEEILKAL